In a genomic window of Streptomyces sp. SJL17-4:
- a CDS encoding DUF6401 family natural product biosynthesis protein, which produces MSDSPPCPLVGVAATYMPRLSEFSFEPGLVAAVDQHAAAVCDALIPAQRGPEARSVRRGELADYVLGFTDWLAEVDWAEPVGHDFATLRLTAVCWLIREHDLLDVRADG; this is translated from the coding sequence ATGAGTGATTCACCCCCGTGCCCGCTGGTCGGCGTCGCCGCCACGTACATGCCCCGGCTCTCGGAGTTCTCCTTCGAGCCGGGGCTGGTGGCTGCCGTCGACCAGCATGCCGCCGCGGTGTGCGACGCGCTGATCCCGGCGCAGCGGGGGCCGGAGGCCCGGAGCGTCCGGCGGGGGGAGCTCGCCGATTACGTCCTCGGGTTCACCGACTGGCTGGCTGAGGTCGACTGGGCCGAGCCGGTCGGCCACGACTTTGCGACCCTGCGGCTGACGGCGGTCTGCTGGCTGATCCGAGAGCACGACCTCCTGGACGTCCGCGCGGACGGCTGA
- a CDS encoding M6 family metalloprotease domain-containing protein has product MSALPRLRSLAAAVALTPCLITVPAAHATASSVVPLRSADCALPGRTGWTDEGHDTDRVQFQPATGTRRVLTVYVDFPDAPATDTTEPYAAHLAPAADWMRTASYGRLRLSVTPLHRWVRMPADSTSYGFARGLTFEAHEKYVRDAIAAADPYADFSRYDMVYIVPTRTAAAIPFSPTYLYDPATAGVAADGTRLKWAVTFGQDMWRWGHKVVAHETGHTFGLPDLYSFTGPTHQHAGGWDVMGDIAGAAPQFLGWHSWKLGWTRDRQVACLAGRGHRTVRLAPVERPGGTKIAVLRTGETTAYVAESRRPVRNDRSACSSGVLIYRIDSATPTGEGPVRVMSANPSTTPPAGCTQLDLAAFQPGQTFTDPDTGVRIAVRAGGPAGDVVRLSST; this is encoded by the coding sequence ATGTCCGCCCTGCCCCGCCTGCGTTCCCTCGCCGCCGCCGTCGCCCTCACCCCGTGCCTGATCACCGTGCCAGCGGCGCACGCGACCGCGTCGTCCGTCGTGCCACTCCGTTCCGCCGACTGCGCGCTGCCCGGCCGGACCGGCTGGACGGACGAAGGCCACGACACCGACCGCGTCCAGTTCCAGCCGGCCACCGGAACCCGCCGTGTCCTCACCGTGTACGTCGACTTCCCCGACGCACCGGCCACCGACACCACCGAGCCGTACGCCGCCCATCTCGCCCCCGCCGCCGACTGGATGCGCACGGCCAGCTACGGCCGCCTCCGCCTCTCCGTCACCCCCTTGCACCGGTGGGTCCGCATGCCGGCGGACTCGACCTCGTACGGTTTCGCGCGCGGCCTCACCTTCGAGGCCCACGAGAAGTACGTGCGCGACGCGATCGCCGCCGCCGACCCGTACGCGGACTTCTCCCGCTACGACATGGTCTACATCGTTCCCACCCGGACGGCGGCCGCGATCCCGTTCTCCCCGACCTACCTCTACGACCCCGCCACCGCCGGCGTGGCCGCCGACGGCACCCGCCTCAAGTGGGCCGTGACCTTCGGCCAGGACATGTGGCGCTGGGGTCACAAGGTCGTCGCTCACGAGACCGGTCACACCTTCGGGCTGCCCGACCTCTACTCCTTCACCGGCCCCACCCACCAGCACGCGGGCGGCTGGGACGTCATGGGGGACATCGCGGGGGCCGCCCCGCAGTTCCTGGGCTGGCACTCGTGGAAGCTGGGCTGGACTCGTGACCGACAGGTCGCCTGCCTCGCGGGCCGCGGACACCGCACTGTACGCCTGGCTCCCGTGGAGCGTCCCGGCGGCACCAAGATCGCCGTACTGCGCACTGGTGAGACCACGGCGTACGTCGCCGAGTCCCGCCGCCCTGTACGCAACGACCGCTCCGCCTGTTCCAGCGGTGTCCTCATCTACCGGATCGACTCCGCGACCCCGACCGGCGAGGGCCCGGTGCGCGTCATGAGCGCCAACCCGTCCACGACGCCGCCCGCCGGCTGCACGCAGCTCGACCTCGCGGCGTTCCAGCCGGGCCAGACCTTCACCGACCCGGACACCGGCGTCCGGATCGCGGTCCGCGCAGGCGGACCGGCGGGGGATGTGGTCAGGCTCAGCAGCACCTGA